The Etheostoma spectabile isolate EspeVRDwgs_2016 chromosome 1, UIUC_Espe_1.0, whole genome shotgun sequence genome has a segment encoding these proteins:
- the atic gene encoding bifunctional purine biosynthesis protein ATIC: MASSELALLSVSDKTGLVDFAKRMVDVGLSLVASGGTAKGLRDAGLAVRDVSELTGHPEMLGGRVKTLHPAVHGGILARKTPTDSADMEKLGYSLVRVVVCNLYPFVKTVSNPSVTMENAVEQIDIGGVTLLRAAGKNHARVTVVCDPADYSLVAKEMESSGDKDTTVETRRTLALKAFTHTAQYDEAISDYFRGQYSRGVSQLPLRYGMNPHQAPAQLYTLRPALPLKVVNGSPGFINLCDALNAWQLVRELKSALGMAAATSFKHVSPAGAAVGVPLTEEEARVCMVHDMLKDLTPLATAYARARGSDRMSSFGDFIAVSDVCDVPTARIISREVSDGIIAPGYDEEALKILSKKKNGNYCVLQMDPDYEPDEAEVRVLFGLYLKQKRNGALIDKEFFNNVVSKGSLSEEAVRDLAVATIAVKYTQSNSVCYAKNGQVVGIGAGQQSRIHCTRLAGDKADNWWLRHHPRVLNMKFRSGVKRAEMANAIDQYVSDTIGEGPDLAVWKSMYEEVPEPLSETEKTNWISSLQAVAVSSDAFFPFRDNIDRAKRSGVEYIAAPAGSAADKVVIDACNEQGITLVHTNLRLFHH, translated from the exons ATGGCATCCTCGGAGCTTG CACTTTTGAGTGTGTCAGACAAGACTGGACTGGTGGACTTTGCCAAAAGGATGGTGGATGTTGGACTGTCCCTGGTCGCTTCAGGTGGCACAGCCAAAGGCCTGCGTGATGCTGGGCTGGCTGTCAG GGATGTGTCTGAGCTGACTGGACATCCAGAGATGCTGGGAGGCAGAGTGAAGACCCTTCATCCTGCTGTCCATGGGGGCATCCTGGCCAGGAAAACCCCCACTGACAGCGCAGACATGGAGAAGCTGGGCTACAGCCTGGTCCG AGTGGTGGTGTGCAACCTTTACCCATTTGTGAAGACCGTCTCTAACCCGAGTGTTACGATGGAAAATGCTGTGGAGCAGATAGATATCG GTGGCGTAACTCTGTTAAGAGCAGCGGGCAAAAATCATGCTCGAGTCACTGTAGTGTGCGATCCTGCTGACTATTCGCTGGTTGCCAAGGAGATGGAGAGTTCAGGAGACAAAGATACAACCGTAGAAACACGCAGGACTCTGGCCCTCAAA gccttcacacacacagcacagtatGATGAGGCTATATCGGACTACTTTCGTGGACAGTACAGCCGAGGTGTTTCCCAGCTGCCTCTGCGCTACGGCATGAACCCTCACCAagcacccgcccaactctacacTCTGCGCCCAGCCCTCCCCCTCAAAG ttgTCAACGGTTCCCCCGGCTTCATCAACCTGTGTGATGCTCTGAACGCCTGGCAGCTGGTCAGAGAGTTAAAGAGCGCCCTCGGCATGGCTGCTGCCACCTCCTTCAAACACGTCAGCCCTGCTG GAGCTGCAGTAGGAGTTCCTCTGACTGAGGAGGAAGCCAGAGTGTGCATGGTGCATGACATGCTGAAGGATCTCACCCCGCTGGCCACGGCCTACGCCAGGGCAAGGGGTTCGGACAGGATGTCTTCTTTTGGAGACTTCATTGCTGTGTCAGATGTTTGTGACGTTCCCACCGCCAGGATTATATCAAGAGAG GTGTCCGATGGGATCATTGCGCCTGGTTATGATGAGGAGGCACTCAAGATCCTTTCTAAGAAGAAGAATGGCAACTACTGTGTGCTTCAG ATGGATCCTGACTACGAGCCTGATGAGGCCGAGGTGAGAGTGCTGTTTGGTCTCTATCTCAAACAAAAGAGGAACGGAGCACTCATCGATAAGGAGTTCTTCAACAACGTTGTTTCCAAGGGATCG CTGTCAGAGGAAGCTGTGCGTGACCTCGCTGTGGCTACCATCGCTGTGAAGTACACTCAGTCCAACTCTGTCTGCTACGCTAAAAATGGACAG GTTGTTGGTATAGGAGCGGGTCAGCAGTCTCGTATCCACTGCACACGCCTGGCAGGAGACAAAGCTGATAACTGGTGGCTGAGACACCACCCTCGTGTCCTGAACATGAAGTTTCGCAGTGGAGTGAAACGAGCGGAGATGGCCAACGCAATCGACCAGTATGTCAGTGACACCATTGGAGAG GGCCCAGACCTTGCAGTTTGGAAGTCGATGTATGAAGAGGTGCCCGAGCCTCTGTCAGAGACTGAAAAGACCAACTGGATCAGCTCCCTGCAGGCCGTGGCCGTCAGCTCTGACGCCTTCTTCCCCTTCAGAGATAACATAGATCGTGCCAAACGG agCGGTGTTGAGTACATTGCAGCTCCAGCTGGCTCTGCTGCTGACAAGGTTGTGATTGATGCCTGTAATGAGCAGGGCATCACTCTGGTGCACACCAACCTGCGGCTCTTCCACCACTGA